The Leptidea sinapis chromosome 27, ilLepSina1.1, whole genome shotgun sequence nucleotide sequence caatacttttgtttttttaaggCACTGCGATTTGCTAGTCCAATACCAGTCGGTCGCGCATCTATTCTTAGTTCTTACTACTACCACagaaaaaagaataataaataatctgcTACTGCATTTTTACTACAGTAGTTTATTGcgatatttaagaaaaaaaagggGATAATGATGGAtgaaatattgtttacaaaGAAAAATTCCAGCGTGTTCATAAACTTTGacagaaattaaataaattaatttagcaGGTAGCCATAACCCCGATTTTAAATTTTCGCGTTCGGAAGATGCATAGAGGTTTCAGCAGTAGGAGCGGTATAAGTAAAGCTAGCATTGAAAGTATTTATGTCTTAAGCCATTTTCCAatgaaaaaaatcttatttatattttgtcacTAGAAgcttcaaaataaattttacttgaATATCGTATTGTTAATATAGCAGTAGTAATATAGTATAGTAATGGCACAAATCATACTTTTATTTACAGTTCAGCTCCAAGCGGTTACCCTTGTGGCATCTTCGTTGAGAATGGCAAGTACAGCTACTATGTATAGAAGATTTGAACGAGAGAAAATTTGTGGACGGCAATATCCGTGGAGAAACAATGATGATGAAGAAACAGACAAGAAGGAGGTAGTTgttaatactaacaataatGATAAGCTTAAGGAAAATGAACCTATTTACGAATCCTTTAATAGTAAACATGACAGTTCACTAACCCATTCAATTAATCCAAGAAGACCGATAAACAGCGATTTTATTCAGTTTTCACCGCGTCATTCAGAACGGAATTCAGATCATGAAGATTATTGTTTCGAATCTGATACAGGGAGTTCTGATTACCTACCGCCAATAAGTCGAAAGGCAAGCGATAATAGTACGGATGAATATGAAAAGCCCTTGACTATCATTGAAAGAGTGGCTCCACGGAGAAGAGATACATCTTATGTAGTAGAAGAAGTATATGTTCCTCCGCCACCCGTAACGCCAGCACCACGACCAGGGTCGTTAGCTGTTTGGGCTGAAAAAATGGTCGAGAATGCTGAATCGATTCCCGCCTGGCTCTCTGCTCCACCTAGAAGAAGACACGTAGAAGTAGTACAAGATGAACCAGATCTTCCACGACGTGTGCCGAGATCCTCCGTGCGAGGCTTGGAACCTCAGGACGCAACAGCTGccttatttcattttttaggCTGGCACGGATTTTTTATAGCACGATTGCTCTCTTTGGCTGCACTTATAAATTTTACgccatttttttctattattattttatttattcattatcaaATAACTTTGCTTTTCTTAATCGTTCCTCAAGCATCTACAGCGAAAAgagcattttatatatttctcgcgtttatttatttgttctgtTTGATGGAGTTTAAAATACGCTTTCGGCATGTTCGCGTGTGGCACGTCTCGTGGTTTTTCGTAACATCAGTTGAAATAATTGCATTTATATCGATGTGGGGTACTATCCAAAACCCTTTAAATTTTTGGTggaaaaattttgttatcattgtAACGTTATCTAGTCTGGTACTtagttatatgttattttttacatattttttgctGCTGCAGCCTAGAGAAACTATTGTTCATCAACCTAGTGCTAAAAATAAATACGTAAGTAGCTAAACCTGTGTTTTGATTCATTCTGAACTAAACGTTGTTTTATGACCTAGAATAACATATTGCGTATTATTCAACATTCTGAAAAGGAAAGTATTTAAgtgctttaatttatttgtttgtatatattggcaatttgttttaattttgtattgcaATGCAACTAATACAAATAGAACTTGGCTATCAAAGTAGGATTTACTTGTAAAATGATATGTAAGATTAAAATGAGTTAAATTGGAGTAAGTAAAATACCTCCTTTTTAAATGTGCGCAAAAATCAAACTTatgttttaaatcataatttgtagcaaaaaatatctattaaatAACATACTTTGTCATATAATACAATATGTGGTTAAGAAATTAGAagattaacaaacataaaactgtGTTTTTGTGTGAGAAGAATTCAAAAAGTTCCAAGGCATTTACGAGCTGCAATGGGATTTCAATCAACGTGGCATTTTCTTTGAAGTAGCACAAAGCTGAAAGCACCATGTTTATTGCTGTATGACTACACCTTACATGCCTAGTGTCAACAATAATAGGTTACAACAATTCATACATCTTCTGCGTATGAAGACACCGCCAGCAATCGGTGGTACATGTGAAAGGTAAATGTTATGCTTTACGAGTTATGACCCTTCTGTTACAACGaagaatattattgtttattgtgACTGTCACGTTTGTAAAGTCGTTGCAACATGAAGACGTTGTCTTAATTGGCAAAGATCCGTACGATGACGTTCTCGTCGTGTGGTTAAAGTGATCATACGATGATATTACAGGGGTGTCCTAATTGAATAGAAGtccctttattttttatatatgtatatatggttaagatatttatatagatacttTCATTAAGAATTATTACAATTCACTTACACGAGAACTTAAAATCTAACTAGGCGATATTTTTTTgtagatagttttttttattatttagcaaaTAAAATGGAATAAAGGAAACGTACTCACATTTGTGAGGATTTTTCaactattattatgatatacGTACCTAATAACGACGAAAATTTTTACGATTATTAGTTCATGTAGAAAGAAACATTTGGCTACATCTGCAATGGAATACGTTACCAACACGTTCTAATTAggactcagataatttataggtGTAAATAGACTGACAGCTGTGACAACGTCGAAAacaattgaggttgacagtaaacacctattttgagaaatgcacgtacactaacacaaagtgacagaTCGCGAGTGTAAGTTGAAGCTTGCCACGCACAATTacgtaataaacctggcctgttttcatcggttgtctagcaggaagaggctgtatctagacgtataaattatctaatctaAGAATCTAAGAAATCTAAGAATTAGGACACTAGAAGGAATTCGGTGTATTTTATTACATGATCGAGCGAACACATCTTACGATCGTTATAATCATCGCCGGTGCTCTTGCGGTGGCTTACGAGCTGaattatgtatgtttgaactcATCGCACGACAAGAACGTATTGTGTAGGATCGCGGCCAATTAAGACAATACTTAACTCGGTGTT carries:
- the LOC126972642 gene encoding uncharacterized protein LOC126972642, which codes for MTVCELDKEVSGEILGWKVPVWQALLVHRVLPSCGGLVLYLVIMCFDFALVFEHYRNGKNAVAAFCLVLIVLPVAISLVFTLASPPASLQIDGSSYSINIRKVDCMWILAQVAKAVFFPIATIGRYAYLIFWWVDVVFASLQEDTDRAEEALTLARAPSTIELYLFLQAFIHSAPYAIVNILDMMVNAANPIYDTIQLQAVTLVASSLRMASTATMYRRFEREKICGRQYPWRNNDDEETDKKEVVVNTNNNDKLKENEPIYESFNSKHDSSLTHSINPRRPINSDFIQFSPRHSERNSDHEDYCFESDTGSSDYLPPISRKASDNSTDEYEKPLTIIERVAPRRRDTSYVVEEVYVPPPPVTPAPRPGSLAVWAEKMVENAESIPAWLSAPPRRRHVEVVQDEPDLPRRVPRSSVRGLEPQDATAALFHFLGWHGFFIARLLSLAALINFTPFFSIIILFIHYQITLLFLIVPQASTAKRAFYIFLAFIYLFCLMEFKIRFRHVRVWHVSWFFVTSVEIIAFISMWGTIQNPLNFWWKNFVIIVTLSSLVLSYMLFFTYFLLLQPRETIVHQPSAKNKYVSS